A DNA window from Anastrepha obliqua isolate idAnaObli1 chromosome 5, idAnaObli1_1.0, whole genome shotgun sequence contains the following coding sequences:
- the LOC129249167 gene encoding cyclin-Y, translating to MGNKNSCCAYSSPQSEHKSKDIPPVYEERHHVHSSHHISSSQHQLDGHISASTAAIHHSAGTLDNPHNLQHISEREALEGEDDPSVDPTAATMFLERSKVENGGISRKRSQHQIAQQAANSTGGGLKKSSSCSTIYLDDSTVSQPNLKNTVKCVSLAIYYHIKNRQSDRRLDIFDEKLHPLTHDSVPDDYDSHNPEHRQIYKFVRTLFNAAQLTAECAIITLVYLERLLTYAELDLAPCNWKRMVLGAILLASKVWDDQAVWNVDYCQILKDITVEDMNELERQFLELLQFNINVPSSVYAKYYFDLRTLAEANDLSFPTEPLSKERAQKLEAMSRVMQDKVTAEALKNGMKKWSSMDNISQGGPRRSVAILS from the exons ATGGGCAACAAAAACTCCTGCTGTGCTTATTCGAGCCCCCAATCCGAACACAAATCTAAAGATATACCACCCGTCTACGAGGAGCGTCACCATGTGCATAGCAGCCACCATATCTCATCATCGCAGCACCAGTTAGATGGTCATATTTCTGCTTCCACGGCGGCTATACATCACAGTGCTGGTACACTGGACAATCCGCACAATTTGCAGCATATTTCAGAGCGCGAAGCGCTCGAAGGTGAGGATGATCCTTCCGTCGATCCGACCGCTGCCACCATGTTTCTTGAGCGTTCGAAAGTGGAAAACGGTGGCATTTCACGCAAGCGTTCACAACATCAAATCGCCCAACAGGCGGCGAATTCAACTGGCGGTGGGCTGAAGAAGAGTTCATCGTGCTCCACCATCTATTTGGATGACAGTACTGTATCGCAACCAAATCTCAAAAATACAGTGAAGTGTGTGTCACTCGCTATTTACTATCACATTAAGAATCGACAATCAGATCGTCGGCTGGACATTTTCGATGAAAAGTTGCATCCGCTAACGCACGATTCCGTGCCCGATGACTATGATTCGCATAATCCAGAGCACAGGCAGATCTACAAATTCGTACGCACTCTATTCAATGCGGCTCAACTGACTGCTGAATGTGCCATTATAACGCTAGTCTATCTCGAGCGTTTGCTTACTTACGCGGAATTGGATTTGGCACCTTGCAACTGGAAACGTATGGTACTGG GTGCCATACTGCTCGCCTCCAAGGTATGGGACGATCAAGCCGTCTGGAATGTGGATTAttgtcaaatattaaaagaCATCACTGTGGAGGATATGAACGAACTAGAACGTCAATTCCTTGAATTGCTACAATTCAATATCAATGTACCCTCATCCGTCTACGCCAAATATTACTTTGACTTACGCACGCTCGCCGAGGCGAACGATTTGTCCTTCCCAACGGAGCCACTCTCCAAGGAGCGCGCCCAGAAGTTGGAGGCAATGTCGCGTGTAATGCAGGACAAAGTGACTGCCGAAGCTTTGAAGAATGGCATGAAGAAGTGGTCCTCAATGGACAACATTAGCCAAGGCGGTCCGCGACGTTCTGTGGCTATACTTTCGTGA
- the LOC129247138 gene encoding homocysteine-responsive endoplasmic reticulum-resident ubiquitin-like domain member 2 protein, with protein sequence MNETAATTSSSSTSSAAAVADSASAAATTKTANSVAASVSAPGSAAAAATSTTTPAKATSVKLLIKASNQQYDDQILEIDLLWTVKRLKTHLALVYPNKPPVDEQKLIYSGQLLNDSLLLKDVIRSYKDVYTQNHIIHLVYTPKNSLNTSFMQKSKSSSSSAPANMSPNGNTTDGLRQRHATGAASSNTTSQPNYHQQYYQQYQQQQPNLVYPQFNQQMQNQQCPVYDPNNPQYPLPFSIPRQFNMQAMATQQAAMYNWMQQVYSQYMEQCIRMANTTATAAGVPNFYTTNVGAAATANLPTTMASPLGFNPFLQQMPFLAPATAAGVTTAGAHNPVIPAATMLSQQAGPANLSGAQSLAQPVRGTETNTAAQAAAGEEAQQPQGQQERQQAAAPRFPNIVQEEQENRDWLDNFFSITRLAIFLTILYFNSSPLRCLAVVVIAGGIYLYHIGVLRLRNERNNNNINRNNNAADADQIRRGVRQVQQVAQADEQRNPENAGGAADNVVDGQQHSSANAAAGEGTTANAAEATENNNDNTASVISIVRTFVVTFFTSLLPETPTL encoded by the exons ATGAACGAAACTGCAGCAACTACTTCCTCTTCGTCGACGTCGTCGGCAGCAGCGGTTGCAGATAGCGCTAGCGCTGCAGCCACTACAAAGACTGCAAACTCTGTTGCAGCCTCAGTGTCTGCTCCGGGCAGTGCGGCGGCAGCggccacctcaacaacaacacctgcaaAAGCAACAAGTGTTAAACTATTAATTAAAGCCTCAAATCAACAATACGATGATCAGATTCTAGAGATTGACTTGCTGTGGACGGTGAAGAGACTAAAAACACACTTGGCGCTGGTGTACCCCAATAAACCG CCAGTTGACGAGCAAAAACTAATTTACTCGGGCCAACTTTTGAATGATAGCTTACTGTTGAAGGATGTTATACGCAGCTACAAAGACGTCTATACCCAGAATCATATAATACATTTAGTATATACACCGAAGAATTCTTTGAATACAAGTTTTATGCAAAAGTCTAAAAGTAGCTCTTCCTCCGCACCCGCCAACATGAGTCCCAATGGCAATACAACTGACGGCTTGCGACAACGTCATGCTACTGGAGCTGCTTCGTCGAACACAACATCTCAACCGAATTATCATCAGCAATACTATCAACAATACCAGCAACAACAGCCAAACTTAGTGTACCCACAGTTTAATCAGCAGATGCAAAATCAACAGTGTCCTGTGTATGATCCCAACAACCCACAATACCCGTTGCCATTTAGCATTCCCAGACAGTTCAATATGCAAGCTATGGCTACCCAACAGGCTGCCATGTACAACTGGATGCAGCAGGTCTACTCACAATATATGGAACAGTGCATTCGCAT gGCTAATACTACCGCGACCGCTGCCGGTGTTCCCAACTTTTACACGACCAATGTAGGAGCCGCTGCCACAGCTAATTTGCCAACAACTATGGCCAGCCCATTGGGATTTAATCCTTTTCTACAACAGATGCCTTTTCTAGCACCAGCTACAGCGGCGGGTGTTACCACAGCCGGCGCTCACAATCCTGTGATACCAGCAGCTACAATGCTGTCGCAACAGGCTGGACCAGCAAATTTGAGTGGTGCGCAGTCGTTGGCGCAACCAGTGCGCGGCACGGAAACTAACACTGCAGCGCAAGCTGCTGCCGGCGAGGAGGCGCAGCAGCCCCAGGGGCAACAGGAAAGGCAACAAGCGGCTGCACCACGTTTTCCCAACATTGTGCAGGAGGAGCAAGAGAATCGTGACTGGTTGGATAACTTCTTTTCGATAACACGTCTCGCTATCTTTCTGACAATTCTTTACTTTAATTCATCGCCGTTGCGCTGTCTAGCCGTCGTTGTAATTGCTGGCGGTATTTATCT CTACCACATTGGTGTGCTACGTCTGCGAAATGagcgtaacaacaacaacatcaatcgTAATAACAATGCGGCGGACGCGGATCAAATACGTCGCGGTGTACGACAAGTGCAACAGGTGGCACAGGCCGACGAACAGCGAAATCCCGAGAATGCTGGCGGAGCCGCTGATAATGTCGTCGATGGTCAGCAGCATTCTAGCGCCAATGCAGCTGCAGGCGAAGGGACGACTGCAAATGCAGCTGAGGCCACTGAAAATAATAACGATAATACAGCATCTGTGATTTCTATTGTGCGCACTTTTGTGGTGACCTTTTTCACTTCTTTGCTGCCCGAAACGCCGACACTGTAA